In Vespa crabro chromosome 7, iyVesCrab1.2, whole genome shotgun sequence, a single window of DNA contains:
- the LOC124425560 gene encoding uncharacterized protein DDB_G0286105-like has translation MQLPGGSTRIPPARAPASSVRSVIINSNNIYSTRSSNNGSIKSCNESTTINDSECVCGSIIGNSNSSDKSSNNNDKKIKKNNNKNETCKGSRKNFSDKNLNGRRSGVAGRFYRRSENADKVRNGSVGNGRKSRAVKERHHLVATTTRTNRRHRVTKHPQVLLASAPRRKVRSEE, from the coding sequence ATGCAGCTCCCAGGCGGGAGCACGAGAATTCCGCCCGCGAGAGCTCCGGCCTCCTCCGTTCGATCGGTGATcatcaacagcaacaacattTACAGTACCAGAAGCAGCAACAACGGCAGCATCAAGAGCTGCAACGAAAGCACGACGATAAACGACAGCGAGTGCGTATGTGGTAGCATAATCGGCAACAGCAATAGCAGCGACAaaagtagtaacaataacgataagaagattaagaagaataacaataagaacgagaCGTGCAAGGGTAGCAGGAAAAACTTCAGCGATAAAAACTTGAACGGAAGAAGAAGCGGCGTTGCaggtcgtttttatcgtcgtaGCGAGAACGCCGATAAAGTAAGGAACGGCAGCGTTGGAAACGGACGGAAGAGTCGAGCAGTGAAGGAGAGACATCATCTCGTGGCGACTACTACGAGGACGAACCGCCGACACCGAGTCACGAAGCATCCCCAGGTGTTGTTGGCGTCAGCCCCACGGCGGAAAGTGCGGAGCGAGgaatag